The genomic segment acccgagtccgaacggcgtgcggcagtgctacacctctttggggagaagtttttacatggcatagtgcctcacaaatgtcaccatcattgggaggggataacaccgctgaaatttttttttggccgaATATTGATTGATATTTTCCCGATGGATACtttcgcaaaagttaaattttttgcaaaagaaGACATcaggtactataagagtgttcaaagacaggttgagggcaGTCGTTAGGTACTCGACTCCATATTGATCCTccttcttcaacatcagtgtagagattccgtcggggcccaacgccttggatgacttggcgccacggatgccATTcctaacttcgtccacggtaaattgtgaaggCTGACttactgctatccccatgcactccatctAGGGGTCATTAGCGCCAGGCACAggcaagatgggtctatactgcacggaatggtgtatcacgaaggccaatcccccatctCCATTTcctgagcgatccttacgtagcacattgtatccgtgacaactgtgcaagctgcaggtgttggtcagctttgtgtCCTGGATCGCTgtaaccaatatgttcttcccactcataaaatccacaatctcgtcaATCTTGCCACCGAGACCGTTGCAATTTAATTGcgaaaatgatacacttcccggcactggcctggcaataatggggctgggatgctgttgttgcgtatattgccgcacgggaaaGGTCGGGCGTTCACATAGTCCCATGACGAGGACGCGGAAGGAAACGACGAAGAAGCTTgcgacccactgctgtctatgttcgcacagtactttgcaacatattcagtgtgactttCCCCATAGCgatgtgaggccagagcaagatcggaaatgtacccactccatgagtcccatattgtctggTCTCCAATgtggcccccagttacttgcacccaatttttaatataaaattcgaactctactgctGAATAACTtttctttgagtcccatattgtcccgatcggtccacttttatttttgggaagtaCTTTTGTTGGAAGGATTAGGGTCTGCTCGCCTTTCGatgtcaaaaattatatagcatattgttccttccagaccactccccacaatctgtgaaaatttcgagaaaatcgcttTAGCCgtatttgagtctataaggaataacCAAACCTACATAtccacaaataaacaaacaaaattcggGCACATGGAAACTTTATTAATgtgaaagtcaacaaaattaCCTTTCAACCGATAAATACATTTGGTCCGACAAACAAAGCTGTGCTCCCAGAAACACGAGGAAAATTACGAAAACTGCATACCAAAGACGACTCAGTTCGGctagtttcctataaaaattaaattttccgaaAGATTCCAATagaaatgattttttaagaaaaacttctATACAAATGATATTTTCCAATAGAAATGAGaaatttccgaaaattttctagagaaataaaattttgtaaaaatttcctctggaaatgaaaatttgcgaaagttttctatagaattgaattttatcgaaaatttgcttggaaatggaaattgaaatttttcgaatatttcCAATACAAATTAGATTTCCTGAAAATTtccttattttgaaaatttcctatggaaatgaaaattttcgtaaatttcctatagaaatgaaattcctcgaaaattttctatagaaattaaattttctcattcaacttaaattttctgtagaaaaatttccgaaaatttcccatagaaaggaaCAAATTTAGATGAATgcaattgttttatttatgtaGCTTTTTGATAGGATTTGaggtaataaaaaatttttaaatatccacCACAAGCTTTCCTCTTTATTGTATTTTCCAATTCTCTTGCCTTTTCAACCGTCCCTCAaaccaaaaaattcaatgattaaAGTCTGAAACAATAATTAATaattatataataataattaataattaataattaacaattaaatattttatgaattttcttcTTATCACATCTATATCAATGGAATGTAAAGATTGCacatttctttcaattttttaagaaaaattgtttatcatgtatggttgttgttgtagccgacAGCTACCCATGAAGGATCCAAGGATTAtttccggtacgtacaaccggctgccgtgGGATTGATATCCTGTATGGTCTATTCCATTTGTTCCAAATCATCATACCCTCTATGTTGTATTTTAAATGCAGCAACTTTGTTGGCATATTTGACAGACTCAGCtaacgatttttttaaataattcaagGCGTAGATACAAGCTGCGACAAAAGTGTCGCCAGCACCCAATGAATCTACCACTTCATTTACATCACAGGCAGGCAATGAGGCATATTCATCTGATGAACTTAAACAATCCGAACACTCAGAACCCCAAGGACTTATTAGACAGGGTGTAGGCCAAGGCAAATTATTCTCACCATTTTCTTTACTTTGTATATCCTTAATGATTTGCCGTGTTTTATATATCGCTTCCTGCGCCGAGGACCAACCCATATGCTCCGCCATATCTCTGGAAATAAATACCAAATCAGCTCTGCAGGCTAAACGAAATAGTTCCTTATTGAGTTTCTCCATTTCCAGGGATATTCTAATTgactttttatgatttttattaaatagaCGTATCATATCAATCATTTGCACAGTTTCTTCAACACTGCGTCCCTCAAAGTGTATCCAGGCATAGGATgataaatcgattttcttaaagtgTTCAAAGGTTAATATGGGAAATCCTGGGTTGGAATGTACTATCGTGCGCGTTCCTTTCGATTGCGCCAATATAATACTTGAGAAGGGCGGATCCATATCGATGTTGggacaattttttattataatttgtcTTTGTCGGCAATCATCGTAGAGAAAACCAAAGGCGGGTGAGTTGCTGATCATACCCAGAAATTCACATGGGACACCCAACTTTCTTAAAACGGTGCAATTATTAGAGGCATTGCCACCGCGTTGCCAATAGCCACTTTGGCAACGTTTGTCGGTGTCTTCTTTGGGATATTCAGCGCAAACATGAATTATGTCCAAAACGCACATGCCCACACACAAGATGTGTTTTTCGTCTTCGGCCATCtgaaagggaaattttgaaGGATTAATAATGGAATAGTAAAGATATGTTATTTGGAGCTTACCTTGTTGTTTGAAAGTTTAACAGGATTAGACAATTTGCCAATAATTTGAAGAGTGTGCAAATGGGTTATACGAGGAGAGTTAAGTACTCGTTTATGTTCTTTGTTTATAGCTAAAAACATGGCAATGTggttaggcaaaaaaaaacgacTTTGTAAACAAAGGCCTGAATTTTGTCAGAGTCGATATTATTTATGGAATTTCAATCCGAAGTTCCCAACCCCTATTGGAAACCTAGCATTTTATTATGACATATATAGTATATTATATGTACCCCATAAAATTGTCTCCATTTCGAcggaattttctttaaaaacaaaattgctaagaaattttttctaaggactAAATTACTACAAAAATGTCTCCGTACTATAGCGAAGTGAGTTGAGGGTATTCTGTGGGGTTTAAGGGTATATTCTAAAGAACCTGGTCTGGGCATACAGAGAAAGTTATTCGATCAGTgtaatgtgtatcaagcggaaatcATTGCACCTCCATACTATTGCGAAATGAGTTGAGGGTAAACTGTAGGGCTAATGAACATGGTCTGGGTATACAGAAAAAGTTACCCGTTCAAGCAGGGATCTGGTGAATTACCTAACTTATAGTCGAGAAACCGAAATGCATGGGCATTGTCTTTAGTGCCTTCTGGAATACAAAAACCTCCACCTGGTAGACGCTACGCCCGTGTAGTTCTATTCCTAGGATGTCATTGAAGATTCGCATTCCCATTTAATTGGAAGGTCCAGTGAAAGGCGGTTTAACCCCAGACCTGAGCTCCCTTTGTACGAACACGAAGTCCAACTCGTCAACAAGGAAATGCTCCTTTATTACATAACCCCGTAGAGGCGCACCAACAGCCGCTAGCAGAACAGAAAAGCGCTTAAGGTTTAAGGAACGCCAGCTTTCTCACCCTCCATCTTAGGGCGATCTACGATACCGCATATCCAACATACAAAGCAAGGTCAAAGGGTGAGCCGTATCTTTCAGGGCAATCCTTACCATAGATATCAACATTGCTGCGGAGCCTTGCACCTTTTCGATCACCCAGATGAGAGCACATGTGTCCAGAGGCCAATCACACACTAAACATCCATAAATTAAAATCGGCCGAATCACCGACATTGACATTCAGTGTATTGTAACTGGCTTGAGTCCTCAACTTTATCCTATGGCAGCCGGCTGTAAGCCGGCGTATTgatccgatggagtccttctAGCTTCCAGTTGAGCATCATCCAAAGAGTGGTGGCTCTACAGTTCTTCAGTACAGGTCCTCTGTAATCACTCACTTTTCGCTTCCTGGTAAAAAGTATCAGCTCAATCTTTTTGGAATTTATGCCAAGCCCACTGGCATTCAGCCATACTCAACACGCCCTCGTCAAGGTCCACCGTGACCCGCGTTGGCTTTACGTGCAATGGTGTGTAGCTGCTTCACCTACTGTGACCTGCGAAGGAAACAACTTTCATCGTTTGTGCGTAGCGGAATCGATCCAAGATCAATCCAAGCCCTTCTCGAAGGACCTGAGAATCCCATTGATCACCAAACGCTACAAAAAGAGATTATAGACTTAAATGGCGTTATGGTAGAAGGTATagaaatgttcagcggtggtgactttgccatttaaaacttttttgcgAAAGGTATCGTTTAGcgggacgccgtttggacttggctatTAAAAGAAGATTGCTTTTCATAGATCTGAAGCTTGAATCGGAGAGAATACATTGAGGTTGTTTAGTTTCTATCACCTAAGCGCTTCATGttcaacaaatataaaaaagtcTATGTATCTATAGGCCTATAAGACAGGAATGACAAATATTTACATTAATGCAGCAACTGCATGCTGCACTATAGTCCCATACAAAATTAAGACTATCTCAGTATTTTATATACTTTACACCAAAAGAAGACCAAATGCGAGATAAATCAGAAGAAATATTGTCCTAGGAGTTCATCCCCATCCGTTACCAGCTGTCCAGACACTCAAAAGTCCCCTTGCGGTAATTGAGATCAGCTTAGGGCAACAACTTATTTCTACCCTGGCACGGAATGACAcggactggaactttgagcttccATCTGGGTgctgttcatcgttatcacgaaaagcttaggTGAGAGCTacttggaatgctccatacggagtaactgtAATTGCAGTCGCGGTCAATCAGAGGTATCGAGTAAAGAGTCTTTGTGAAAGGACGACGGCATCGGCTTTTGTTTAAATACTGAatgcttatgatgctcgatatgacaaggcgagttaggGATCGCTGCCTCCACATGCAAACATGGCAACAACAACTTATTTCTACTGGGTCCGAATTGATGTCACAAAACAGAATGTCTGCCTTGCGGTAAACGTCTGTGCAAAACTCGCCTGTAGTTATGCGACAGACTAATCAAACCCACTCAACTCTCTGCTGAATACACTTTGAAAGATCTTATTCAGAGTAATAAGTATTGGAATCTTGCTTTACGGACAAAGTGAATGTgccagaaattttaattttccaaatttcgtcaaCTTTTCAAATGCTTTTGTACAACatttacaacaacaatgacaCCTTATTAACAAGTAAGGTGACTTTTCTTCTGTCCGATATAATTCTAGACCTATAATATGGAACTTCTGTTCGAAACAAAATTGCTTCTTGCAAGTGACATATGGTTTCAGGACTTACCCACAAATGCTCGTGTTAAAGGATAAGAACTGCCGAAGAAACTTTATGATTCTATCTCCGTAATTTTATAGTCATTTGACATGCTAAGCCTTAAACATTTCTAAACTTTAAAACATGGCGGAGAtcataattaattaataaatcaAATTCATTATAATTGCAAGTCTTACCATATGCTCTACAAATCAATGGGTACACCTCCAGCTCATTTCGAAGTTTTCACATTGACTTTGACCGCTATTTATACTTTAATATCGAATTATGTTTTCTTCATTCTAAATG from the Stomoxys calcitrans chromosome 1, idStoCalc2.1, whole genome shotgun sequence genome contains:
- the LOC106093057 gene encoding ketohexokinase, yielding MAEDEKHILCVGMCVLDIIHVCAEYPKEDTDKRCQSGYWQRGGNASNNCTVLRKLGVPCEFLGMISNSPAFGFLYDDCRQRQIIIKNCPNIDMDPPFSSIILAQSKGTRTIVHSNPGFPILTFEHFKKIDLSSYAWIHFEGRSVEETVQMIDMIRLFNKNHKKSIRISLEMEKLNKELFRLACRADLVFISRDMAEHMGWSSAQEAIYKTRQIIKDIQSKENGENNLPWPTPCLISPWGSECSDCLSSSDEYASLPACDVNEVVDSLGAGDTFVAACIYALNYLKKSLAESVKYANKVAAFKIQHRGYDDLEQME